A single Methanothrix sp. DNA region contains:
- a CDS encoding DEAD/DEAH box helicase, translating to MSSYLEHPLIKPQTVEKRLFQLDLAASALKSSSLIVVPTGLGKTVIALMVLLARLNRGRILFLAPTKPLVEQHAAFLRRVLKESGMVVMMTGEMPPEKRKVAWEDARIVVCTPQVIENDLLSHRIGLEDVSLIIFDEAHRAVGNYAYVYIAERYLREAKDPLVLGITASPGSEKEKIAEICANLSIENIQTRTERDSDVAPFIHSREIEWVKLTVPKELLDIRTAIEEVLRDRIDDLNRLGISPAKIDPRATKKELLGLQAMLVSSARRQANQATFKGISILAEILKLYHAVELAETQGTEALLKYFHRLQGEATSRSGSKASRRIMEDPKFRQAIQALEQLKVEHPKPAMVRRILREQIEAKPESRIMVFTNYRDTASALLRSLKGDPVIRAVRFVGQSSRADDEGLSQKKQTEILQRFRAGEYNVLIATSVGEEGIDIPATDMVLFYEPVPSEIRSIQRKGRTGRARSGRVVVLIAKGTRDEAYYWISDRKEKSMNREIRSLSGQVSESLSREFSSRQLEVAEKRPEERLDSWAEGKNERREGGRIYVDPRERGMAKLLESRGLEVILKSLEVGDYVISDRVAIERKTAQDFVASIIDPKRNLFRQIADLSRSYERPVLILEGRDLYSRQVSPSSIQGALASVAVDYGVPIIPTEDQEDTASLIRLLASREGREGREPKLHGHKTARTLKEQQEYLISAIPSVGPSVAKNLLRHFGSIERVITASMEELQEVDMVGPKIAERIRELVGGEYKG from the coding sequence ATGTCCTCTTACCTGGAGCATCCGCTCATCAAGCCACAGACAGTGGAAAAGAGGCTCTTTCAACTGGATCTGGCCGCCAGTGCCCTCAAATCCTCTAGCTTGATTGTGGTCCCCACGGGCCTTGGCAAGACGGTGATTGCTCTTATGGTTCTTCTCGCCCGGCTTAATAGAGGCCGGATCCTGTTCCTGGCCCCCACTAAACCCCTGGTAGAGCAGCATGCTGCCTTCCTGCGCCGGGTGCTGAAAGAGAGCGGAATGGTGGTCATGATGACAGGGGAGATGCCACCAGAGAAGAGGAAGGTCGCCTGGGAGGATGCGCGAATAGTGGTCTGCACCCCCCAGGTGATAGAAAATGACCTGCTATCCCACAGAATCGGGCTTGAGGATGTCTCCCTGATAATATTCGATGAAGCTCACCGGGCAGTGGGAAACTATGCTTATGTCTATATTGCAGAGCGCTATCTCCGCGAGGCCAAAGATCCACTGGTTCTGGGAATCACCGCCAGTCCGGGAAGCGAAAAGGAGAAGATCGCCGAGATCTGCGCCAACCTCTCCATAGAGAATATTCAGACCCGAACCGAGAGGGACTCGGATGTAGCCCCGTTTATTCACTCAAGAGAGATAGAATGGGTGAAGCTGACCGTCCCCAAGGAGCTTCTCGATATCAGAACAGCAATTGAGGAGGTGCTGCGAGATCGGATAGATGATCTCAACCGGCTGGGCATAAGCCCAGCAAAGATCGACCCCAGGGCCACTAAAAAGGAGCTCCTTGGCCTTCAGGCCATGCTGGTCTCCTCTGCCAGGAGGCAGGCCAACCAGGCCACCTTCAAGGGCATCTCCATCCTGGCCGAGATCCTCAAGCTCTATCATGCTGTGGAGCTGGCTGAGACCCAGGGCACAGAGGCGCTTTTGAAATATTTCCATAGGCTGCAGGGCGAGGCCACCTCAAGAAGTGGCTCGAAGGCCTCCCGGAGGATAATGGAGGACCCGAAATTCCGCCAGGCCATCCAGGCCCTTGAGCAGTTGAAGGTGGAGCATCCCAAGCCGGCCATGGTCAGGAGGATATTGAGAGAGCAGATCGAGGCCAAGCCCGAGTCCCGGATCATGGTCTTCACCAATTACCGGGATACAGCATCGGCCCTCCTCCGATCACTGAAAGGCGATCCGGTGATCAGAGCGGTCCGGTTCGTCGGGCAGTCCAGCCGGGCAGATGATGAGGGGCTCAGCCAGAAAAAGCAGACCGAGATCTTGCAGAGGTTCAGGGCAGGAGAGTATAATGTCCTCATCGCCACCTCAGTAGGGGAGGAGGGGATCGATATTCCGGCCACAGATATGGTTCTATTCTATGAGCCGGTTCCATCTGAGATTCGCAGCATTCAACGCAAAGGGAGGACGGGCAGGGCGAGGAGCGGAAGGGTAGTGGTCCTTATAGCCAAAGGCACCAGGGATGAGGCCTACTACTGGATATCCGACCGCAAGGAGAAGAGCATGAACAGGGAGATCCGCAGCCTGAGCGGTCAGGTCTCAGAGTCTCTATCGCGAGAGTTCTCCTCCCGCCAGCTGGAGGTCGCAGAAAAGCGCCCTGAGGAGCGCCTGGATAGCTGGGCGGAGGGGAAGAATGAGAGGAGAGAGGGCGGCAGGATATATGTCGATCCCAGGGAGCGGGGAATGGCTAAGCTCCTGGAGAGCAGAGGGCTGGAGGTCATCTTGAAGAGTCTGGAGGTGGGTGATTATGTGATAAGCGATCGGGTGGCGATCGAGCGCAAGACCGCCCAGGATTTTGTGGCCTCGATCATCGATCCGAAGAGAAACCTCTTCCGCCAGATAGCAGATCTATCCCGGAGCTATGAGCGCCCGGTATTGATCCTGGAGGGAAGAGATCTGTACTCCCGCCAGGTGAGCCCAAGCTCCATTCAGGGTGCTCTGGCTTCAGTAGCAGTGGATTATGGTGTGCCCATCATCCCCACAGAGGACCAGGAGGATACGGCATCGCTCATCCGTTTGCTCGCCTCTAGAGAGGGGAGAGAGGGGCGCGAGCCCAAGCTGCACGGCCATAAGACCGCCCGAACACTGAAAGAGCAGCAGGAATATCTCATATCCGCCATCCCCAGCGTGGGTCCATCGGTGGCAAAGAACCTCCTCCGTCATTTTGGATCGATTGAGAGGGTGATTACTGCCAGCATGGAGGAGCTGCAAGAGGTGGATATGGTAGGGCCTAAGATCGCTGAGCGCATACGTGAGTTGGTTGGCGGAGAGTATAAAGGCTGA
- a CDS encoding CxxC-x17-CxxC domain-containing protein, with translation MHDATCAECGKACQVPFKPDGSRPVYCSDCYQKHRPARPPRRY, from the coding sequence ATGCACGATGCCACTTGCGCAGAGTGCGGAAAGGCATGTCAGGTTCCCTTCAAGCCCGATGGCTCCAGGCCAGTATATTGCAGCGACTGCTACCAGAAGCATAGGCCAGCTAGACCACCCAGAAGATACTGA
- a CDS encoding MBL fold metallo-hydrolase — MEIIFLGTNGWYDSDTGNTVCTLINSDRYHIILDAGNGISKIDQHIHDDLPVYLFLSHFHLDHIGGLHVLNKFRFAQGLKIFGQKGTRAILDTIINEPFTVPLQKLPYPVEVNELLPGPYKLPFALECEFLLHSSPTLGYRLDLDGKIIAYCLDTGVCESVVHLAEGADLLITECSHKPGESSPAWPHLNPQDAVDIARRAGAKRLALTHFDASRYQSMQERMDAIASVVDYQDIIVAKDGLILHI; from the coding sequence ATGGAGATAATATTTCTTGGCACTAATGGCTGGTATGATAGCGATACCGGCAATACTGTATGTACTCTGATCAACTCGGACAGATATCACATAATTCTCGATGCGGGAAATGGTATAAGCAAGATCGACCAGCATATCCATGATGATCTGCCCGTGTACCTCTTCTTGAGCCATTTTCATCTGGACCATATAGGAGGGCTGCATGTGTTGAATAAGTTCAGATTCGCCCAGGGGCTGAAGATATTCGGGCAGAAGGGGACGAGGGCGATCCTGGATACAATCATAAACGAGCCGTTTACAGTTCCTCTGCAGAAGCTTCCCTATCCTGTAGAGGTGAACGAGCTTCTCCCTGGTCCCTACAAACTGCCCTTTGCCCTGGAGTGCGAGTTTCTGCTCCATTCTTCTCCCACCCTGGGATATCGCCTCGATCTGGATGGAAAGATCATCGCCTACTGCCTAGATACAGGCGTCTGCGAGAGTGTAGTTCATCTGGCAGAGGGGGCTGACCTCCTGATAACTGAGTGCTCCCATAAGCCAGGAGAGTCGAGTCCAGCCTGGCCCCACCTCAATCCCCAGGATGCAGTCGATATCGCCCGGCGGGCAGGAGCCAAAAGGCTGGCCTTGACCCATTTCGATGCCAGCCGATACCAGAGCATGCAGGAGCGCATGGATGCAATAGCGTCGGTGGTTGATTATCAGGATATAATCGTGGCGAAGGACGGTTTGATACTGCATATCTGA
- a CDS encoding DUF504 domain-containing protein, with protein MMRTSHALLLRLIHDPQYDLSAVRVEYLDRGAPGDRSAFSGEEIIKIEQGFVEISSDLETKFIPIHRLRGIFYQEEALWRKGAPVE; from the coding sequence ATGATGAGAACCAGCCATGCCCTCCTGCTCCGCCTCATCCACGATCCCCAGTACGATCTCTCAGCAGTCAGAGTCGAGTACCTGGACCGAGGGGCTCCCGGCGACAGATCAGCATTCTCTGGGGAGGAGATCATCAAGATCGAGCAGGGCTTCGTAGAGATAAGCTCTGACCTTGAGACGAAGTTCATACCCATTCACCGCTTAAGAGGCATCTTTTATCAAGAGGAAGCTCTCTGGAGGAAGGGGGCTCCTGTTGAATAG
- a CDS encoding Vms1/Ankzf1 family peptidyl-tRNA hydrolase: MVDLFGRKKLEERISELEEALAAQAKETDELRRTLEKREERIKRLASANQEANLALKAMEQRAALKSVPSGDIERKELITRPSGAWKPGKREFDILIERLKAVRSPREDLLVAAFTDSVPEDAALPPQIRESAMAVKSRRGRIIIYSPQLFALQLIPPFPIKERASWEGGAFQLGLIEEMLYTPVLVVSVHAGSSLLGMALGAGAFEIKELVESQVKEKHSKGGWSQKRFERLREEDIKNHIDAVVDGLARMEASYGGIANYAVLGGEESLVRQIKSSIHLPLVERKLEKHDEKDIDSLLEEVYGFLCYRIEI; the protein is encoded by the coding sequence TTGGTCGACCTTTTCGGCAGGAAGAAGCTGGAAGAACGCATAAGCGAGCTGGAGGAGGCTTTAGCCGCACAGGCGAAGGAGACGGATGAGCTGCGGCGCACACTGGAGAAGAGGGAAGAGAGGATCAAAAGGCTTGCCAGTGCCAATCAGGAGGCAAACCTGGCTCTGAAGGCCATGGAACAGAGGGCAGCACTGAAATCTGTCCCGTCCGGTGATATAGAGAGGAAGGAACTGATAACAAGGCCTTCTGGAGCCTGGAAGCCGGGAAAGAGGGAGTTTGATATCCTCATTGAGAGGCTCAAAGCAGTTCGCTCCCCTCGGGAAGATCTGCTGGTGGCTGCCTTTACTGATTCCGTGCCCGAGGATGCTGCCCTTCCGCCGCAGATACGGGAATCGGCGATGGCAGTCAAATCCAGACGGGGCAGAATAATCATCTACTCCCCCCAGCTCTTCGCCCTGCAGCTAATTCCACCCTTTCCCATCAAGGAGAGGGCATCCTGGGAGGGAGGCGCCTTTCAGCTTGGACTCATTGAGGAGATGCTCTATACACCGGTGCTGGTTGTATCCGTCCATGCCGGCAGCAGCCTCCTGGGGATGGCCCTGGGCGCAGGAGCCTTTGAGATAAAGGAGCTGGTGGAAAGCCAGGTGAAAGAGAAGCACTCCAAGGGGGGGTGGAGCCAGAAGAGGTTCGAGAGGCTGCGCGAGGAGGACATCAAAAATCATATCGATGCTGTTGTTGACGGTCTGGCCCGAATGGAGGCCAGTTACGGGGGGATAGCCAATTATGCTGTTCTGGGCGGAGAGGAGAGCCTGGTCAGGCAGATCAAGAGCTCCATCCACCTGCCCTTGGTGGAGAGAAAGCTGGAGAAGCATGATGAGAAGGATATCGATTCCCTTCTGGAAGAGGTCTATGGATTCTTATGCTACCGGATTGAGATATAG
- the cofH gene encoding 5-amino-6-(D-ribitylamino)uracil--L-tyrosine 4-hydroxyphenyl transferase CofH — protein MIASDLLEMEGICPSPDSTGNDHDLLKGLWSEPVKLHRLANLLRQKSGKDEVSFVINRNINFTNQCIGSCRFCSFKHSKKFRLSDQEILSRADEAEERGATEICLQGGLAPGMLLEDYCSILETIHRSHPRLHLHAYSPMEVLHMSRNSDLAVEDCLKELKRSGLGSMPGTAAEILVDSIRQVICPEKLKTEEWKEIITTAHHLKIPSTSTILFGHVERMEDRLEHLKILKGIQEQTGGFTEMVLLPFIPENNPLGKAVRGADLLDRLKMHALARVALYPAISNIQASWTKLGREAARAAIMWGANDLGGTLMDEKIARNSQEQPGISAQEMEELIESCGRKAVQRTTLYERI, from the coding sequence TTGATTGCCTCAGATCTCTTGGAGATGGAAGGGATATGCCCCTCTCCAGATAGCACCGGCAATGATCATGACCTGCTGAAGGGTCTATGGTCAGAGCCGGTGAAGCTGCACCGCCTGGCCAATCTGCTGCGCCAGAAGAGCGGCAAGGATGAGGTCTCTTTTGTGATAAATCGAAACATCAACTTCACCAACCAGTGCATTGGAAGCTGCAGGTTCTGCTCCTTTAAACACAGCAAAAAATTCCGCCTCTCAGACCAGGAGATACTCAGCCGGGCGGATGAGGCGGAGGAGCGGGGGGCGACAGAGATCTGTCTGCAGGGAGGACTTGCGCCCGGAATGCTCCTGGAGGACTACTGCAGCATCCTGGAGACCATCCACCGCAGCCATCCCCGGCTGCATCTTCATGCCTACTCCCCCATGGAGGTGCTGCATATGTCCCGCAACTCCGACCTGGCGGTGGAAGACTGTCTTAAGGAGCTGAAGAGAAGCGGCCTTGGGTCCATGCCCGGCACAGCGGCGGAGATCCTGGTCGACTCCATCCGCCAGGTGATCTGCCCGGAGAAGCTGAAGACCGAAGAGTGGAAGGAGATCATCACCACTGCTCATCACCTCAAGATCCCCTCCACCTCCACCATCCTCTTCGGCCATGTGGAGAGGATGGAAGACCGGCTGGAGCACCTGAAGATCCTGAAGGGGATTCAAGAGCAGACCGGAGGCTTCACAGAGATGGTCCTCCTCCCCTTCATCCCGGAGAACAATCCCCTGGGGAAGGCCGTCCGGGGAGCGGACCTGCTCGACCGGCTGAAGATGCATGCCCTGGCCAGGGTGGCCCTTTATCCCGCCATCAGCAATATCCAGGCGAGCTGGACCAAGCTGGGGCGGGAGGCGGCAAGGGCGGCCATCATGTGGGGGGCAAACGACCTGGGAGGAACCCTCATGGACGAGAAGATCGCCCGCAATTCTCAGGAGCAGCCGGGCATATCGGCGCAGGAGATGGAGGAGCTGATCGAGAGCTGCGGACGGAAGGCGGTGCAGAGGACGACGCTGTATGAGAGGATTTGA
- a CDS encoding RsmB/NOP family class I SAM-dependent RNA methyltransferase, with protein MHSLKNMEWLERYRDMIPDFEGFREVQSQALPSTCRINTLKIDKRSLLDRFCESGIDYQSFAWYPLGLKLNLEGAGKLVENLLGYIHIQEELSMLPPLLLDPQPGELILDLCASPGSKTCQISQMMKNQGRVIANEPSLGRVAPLRSNCDRLGVMNVAITRYDGRRFPSRPVQFDRVLVDAPCSCEGRERRGPGVLCKSSSKRSMDLHRLQVDLLRSAIRLVKPGGIVVYSTCTYAPEENELVIEKVLDLARLERISIPGLAACPGITGWSGKDLNRELCKTARYYPHLNDTGGFYVARLVKKQEHL; from the coding sequence ATGCATTCCTTAAAAAATATGGAATGGCTGGAAAGGTACAGGGATATGATACCGGACTTCGAGGGCTTCCGGGAGGTGCAGAGCCAGGCTCTCCCCAGCACCTGCCGGATCAACACCCTGAAGATCGATAAGCGCTCCCTGCTAGACCGATTTTGCGAGTCCGGGATTGATTATCAGAGCTTCGCCTGGTATCCCCTGGGCCTGAAGCTGAACCTGGAAGGCGCGGGAAAGCTTGTCGAGAACCTCTTAGGCTACATCCATATCCAAGAGGAGCTATCAATGCTCCCGCCCCTGCTGCTCGACCCCCAGCCCGGCGAGCTGATATTGGACCTTTGCGCCTCTCCGGGCAGCAAGACCTGCCAGATATCTCAGATGATGAAGAACCAGGGAAGGGTGATCGCCAATGAGCCATCTCTGGGAAGGGTGGCTCCACTGCGTTCGAACTGTGATCGTTTGGGGGTCATGAATGTTGCCATCACCCGCTATGACGGGCGCAGGTTCCCCTCCCGCCCCGTCCAGTTCGACCGGGTCCTGGTGGACGCTCCCTGCTCCTGTGAGGGCCGGGAGAGGAGGGGGCCTGGAGTGCTGTGCAAGAGCAGCAGCAAGAGGTCGATGGATCTGCACAGGCTGCAGGTCGACCTGCTCAGGAGTGCCATCCGTCTGGTCAAGCCCGGAGGGATAGTGGTTTACTCCACCTGCACCTATGCTCCAGAGGAGAACGAGCTGGTGATCGAAAAAGTCCTCGACCTGGCCCGGCTGGAGAGGATATCGATTCCAGGTTTAGCCGCCTGTCCGGGGATAACCGGGTGGAGCGGCAAAGACCTGAACCGTGAGCTGTGCAAGACGGCCCGTTATTACCCTCATCTAAACGATACAGGAGGATTCTATGTCGCCAGACTCGTCAAGAAGCAGGAACATCTTTGA
- a CDS encoding TRAM domain-containing protein — MQLAGYDRDRSSMSPPAPVEVDGEYDVKIEDIAREGDGIARVEGFVIFVADTKVGDAVKIQIDKVMRRFAIGHKI, encoded by the coding sequence ATGCAATTGGCAGGTTATGATAGAGATCGGTCCTCTATGAGCCCTCCTGCTCCAGTAGAGGTGGATGGAGAGTATGATGTCAAGATCGAGGACATAGCTCGCGAAGGCGACGGCATTGCCAGAGTGGAGGGATTTGTGATCTTCGTGGCCGATACCAAAGTAGGCGACGCTGTCAAAATCCAGATCGACAAGGTGATGAGGCGTTTTGCCATAGGGCATAAGATTTAG
- a CDS encoding pyridoxamine 5'-phosphate oxidase family protein, whose product MVKMPADVKETLEKQKPVPIATASRSGIPNVVFVGLLKIIDDETLMIADNFFYKTAQNLEENPKISILCYNSESKKSFQIKGNVTVCKDGADFDAMRAWVHGVNNKLPAKACVMVKITEIYNAMWGPAAGKQIA is encoded by the coding sequence ATGGTGAAAATGCCAGCCGATGTAAAAGAAACCCTGGAGAAGCAAAAGCCCGTGCCCATTGCCACTGCCAGCAGGTCGGGGATCCCGAATGTAGTATTTGTAGGGCTGCTCAAGATCATAGATGATGAGACACTGATGATCGCGGACAATTTCTTCTACAAGACAGCGCAGAACCTGGAGGAGAACCCCAAGATATCCATCCTCTGCTATAATAGCGAGAGCAAGAAGTCCTTCCAGATCAAGGGCAATGTCACCGTCTGCAAGGATGGGGCGGACTTTGATGCCATGAGGGCCTGGGTGCACGGGGTCAACAACAAGCTACCGGCCAAGGCCTGTGTCATGGTCAAGATCACTGAGATCTATAATGCCATGTGGGGGCCGGCTGCAGGAAAGCAGATAGCTTGA
- the cfbB gene encoding Ni-sirohydrochlorin a,c-diamide synthase, producing MEMRADCPRILLAGDRSSSGKTTIVAGLLSALRGRGLEVQPFKVAMDYIDPSYHTWITGRSCRNLDGYLMKEAAVREIYAHAAQGADVAVIEGVRGLYEGYDGDLGSTAQIAKMLQMPVILVVDARSITRSCAALVKGYMDYDPAVNLRGVILNKVGSARHADKAIKEIERYAKVEVVGTIRRNEEMYLAMRHMGLVPVLEGKTRHEGFKERVDRIRQIVEEGLALDRIQEIAREAEPLPEIEPELYLKNDSGQGLSIGVAQDEAFNFYYRDNLELMELAGARVVPFSPVHDRSLPDVDGIYIGGGYPEIYARELSENKSFLHSLQRAHQRDIPIFGECGGMLYLSEEIEWDGESNQMAGLIPGRAKRGSKRIVSYVHGHLARDSILGEEGEYIMGHEFHHSEMQIDQGADVQYAIRLERGTGITNGWDGIQTGNLLASYSHIHSASYRGFPAHFLRACRDLRQ from the coding sequence ATGGAAATGAGGGCAGACTGTCCGCGCATCCTCTTGGCAGGGGATAGAAGCTCCAGCGGCAAGACGACCATAGTGGCGGGGCTTCTCTCTGCCCTGCGAGGCAGGGGTCTGGAGGTTCAGCCATTCAAGGTGGCCATGGACTACATCGATCCCAGCTATCATACCTGGATCACCGGCAGAAGCTGCCGCAACCTGGATGGCTATCTGATGAAGGAGGCTGCCGTCCGCGAGATCTATGCCCATGCTGCTCAGGGGGCAGATGTGGCTGTGATCGAGGGAGTGCGGGGGCTTTATGAGGGATATGATGGGGATCTGGGCTCGACCGCCCAGATCGCCAAGATGCTGCAAATGCCGGTCATCCTTGTGGTGGATGCACGCAGCATAACCCGCAGTTGTGCTGCTCTGGTGAAGGGGTACATGGACTACGATCCTGCCGTCAATCTCCGGGGGGTGATACTGAACAAGGTGGGCTCGGCCAGGCATGCTGATAAGGCGATAAAAGAGATCGAGCGCTATGCAAAGGTGGAGGTGGTGGGCACCATCCGGCGCAATGAGGAGATGTACCTGGCCATGCGCCATATGGGGTTGGTGCCGGTGCTGGAGGGGAAGACCCGCCATGAGGGCTTCAAGGAGAGGGTGGACAGGATCAGGCAGATTGTAGAGGAGGGGCTGGCCCTGGATAGAATACAGGAGATAGCTCGAGAGGCTGAGCCCCTTCCCGAGATCGAGCCGGAGCTCTACCTGAAAAACGATTCCGGACAGGGCCTTTCCATAGGAGTGGCCCAGGATGAGGCCTTCAACTTCTATTACCGGGACAACCTGGAGCTGATGGAGCTGGCAGGAGCAAGGGTCGTTCCCTTCAGCCCGGTGCATGACCGCTCTCTGCCCGATGTGGATGGGATCTACATCGGTGGAGGCTATCCAGAGATCTATGCTCGCGAGCTCTCCGAGAACAAAAGCTTCCTGCATTCATTGCAGAGGGCGCACCAAAGGGATATTCCCATCTTTGGGGAGTGCGGGGGGATGCTGTACCTGAGTGAGGAGATCGAGTGGGATGGCGAGTCTAATCAGATGGCGGGCCTGATTCCTGGAAGGGCAAAAAGAGGAAGCAAGCGAATAGTCAGTTATGTGCACGGCCATCTGGCGAGAGACTCGATCCTGGGGGAGGAGGGCGAGTATATCATGGGCCATGAGTTTCACCATTCAGAGATGCAGATCGACCAGGGGGCAGATGTGCAGTATGCCATCCGGCTGGAGAGGGGCACGGGGATCACCAATGGCTGGGATGGCATTCAAACGGGAAATCTGCTGGCCAGCTACTCTCATATTCACAGTGCATCATATCGTGGCTTTCCAGCCCACTTCCTCCGTGCCTGCCGGGACCTGCGGCAGTGA
- the cfbC gene encoding Ni-sirohydrochlorin a,c-diamide reductive cyclase ATP-dependent reductase subunit, which produces MSSIKHVAIYGKGGIGKSCTASNIAAACAEEGHKVLIVGCDPKSDSSITLVGRRIPTMMDLILKGGEIKEEDVLHEGYKGVKCIEVGGPEPGVGCAGRGIIVAIDFLRKVSKAMEQVDLVLYDVPGDIVCGGFSAPIRKGLVSQAYIITSGEYMPLYAGNNISKGLRRLNTPLAGVICNSRESTGEREGEIVAQFARELNSRMVAFIPKDPIVQQCERRAVTVIEGAPESRMADVYRALAREIMSGGEAKIPEPLSDERLMELSRDLGSEE; this is translated from the coding sequence ATGTCATCTATTAAACACGTTGCGATATATGGCAAAGGCGGTATCGGCAAGTCGTGCACGGCCTCGAACATCGCCGCCGCCTGTGCCGAGGAAGGCCACAAAGTCCTGATTGTGGGCTGTGATCCGAAGAGCGATTCGAGCATCACCCTCGTGGGCAGGAGAATCCCCACGATGATGGACCTCATCCTCAAAGGAGGGGAGATCAAAGAGGAGGATGTGCTCCATGAAGGCTACAAGGGGGTCAAGTGCATTGAGGTAGGAGGCCCCGAGCCAGGCGTGGGATGCGCAGGACGGGGCATAATCGTTGCCATCGATTTTCTGCGCAAGGTATCAAAAGCGATGGAGCAGGTGGACCTGGTGCTCTATGATGTGCCAGGGGACATCGTCTGCGGGGGATTCTCTGCTCCCATCAGGAAAGGGCTGGTGAGCCAGGCCTATATCATAACCTCTGGCGAGTACATGCCCCTATATGCTGGGAACAATATCAGTAAAGGCCTCAGAAGATTGAACACCCCTCTGGCCGGAGTGATCTGCAACTCCCGCGAGTCGACGGGGGAGAGGGAGGGAGAGATAGTGGCTCAGTTCGCCCGCGAATTGAACAGCCGGATGGTGGCCTTCATTCCCAAGGATCCAATAGTGCAGCAGTGCGAGAGGAGGGCAGTGACTGTGATCGAGGGAGCGCCCGAATCGAGGATGGCTGATGTCTACCGGGCCCTGGCAAGGGAGATCATGTCCGGGGGAGAGGCCAAGATCCCAGAGCCGCTAAGCGATGAGAGGCTGATGGAGCTATCTAGAGATCTGGGGTCAGAGGAGTGA